One genomic region from Granulicella aggregans encodes:
- a CDS encoding ATP-dependent DNA helicase: MSAAAKQELESQGSFFSPPQANREQTIPGLTAASVFSPGPVIESPIDPNLTADQAEALRRIEAACKPGESYLLTGYAGSGKTYLMQRLTINMKAKGRRVVLTAPTHKAVAVLARKLAEAEITGVPCRTIHSVLSLTPKPNTDRMEFARDRDAEPVLADVVVIDECSMVSADLLRHIKRHLPQAFVLFVGDPAQLPPVGEVASETFAIENRSHLTTIVRQAAGNPILAAAGIIRASQGGQADLSWCVSSSKEDKHGIFLPAEAAQRWMKKAFTSDEFEADPDSFRYLAWTNARVREVNEKIRRWRYGDDIPTPFMPGESALFRAPVIVDEALVFANNQEAKVLEIERSTLSHEFEEAKGLAKWTATIPTWLIRLRDTDGDEKSVHMAADDFEFQKVISRIRDEAAESRIRWMHLHEFQQSVAKLQSIYSLTVHTSQGGTFGSVFLDLPDIRRRERTNLLEAQQMLYVAVTRPSQRLIVVK, translated from the coding sequence ATGTCGGCCGCGGCGAAGCAAGAGCTTGAGTCTCAGGGAAGCTTCTTCAGTCCACCTCAGGCGAACAGGGAGCAAACAATCCCGGGTCTTACGGCAGCGAGCGTGTTTTCTCCTGGCCCGGTTATCGAGAGCCCGATAGATCCCAACCTTACGGCGGATCAGGCCGAGGCGCTGCGAAGGATAGAAGCCGCCTGCAAGCCCGGCGAGTCCTATCTACTGACCGGATACGCCGGCTCCGGCAAGACATACCTCATGCAGCGGCTCACTATAAACATGAAGGCTAAGGGACGCCGTGTGGTTCTTACCGCGCCTACACACAAAGCCGTGGCCGTGCTCGCGCGTAAGCTGGCGGAAGCCGAGATTACTGGTGTGCCTTGCCGCACGATTCACAGCGTCCTGAGTTTGACCCCAAAGCCGAACACGGACCGCATGGAGTTCGCAAGAGACCGTGATGCGGAGCCGGTCCTTGCCGACGTGGTGGTTATCGATGAGTGCAGCATGGTCTCTGCGGATCTCTTACGCCACATCAAGCGGCATCTGCCACAGGCCTTCGTGCTATTTGTAGGTGATCCCGCTCAGCTGCCGCCGGTCGGCGAAGTCGCAAGCGAGACATTTGCAATTGAGAACCGATCACACCTGACCACGATTGTGCGGCAGGCAGCAGGGAACCCAATTCTGGCTGCGGCCGGTATCATCCGCGCCAGCCAGGGCGGCCAAGCAGATCTGTCCTGGTGCGTGTCGTCCTCCAAAGAGGACAAGCACGGTATCTTCCTGCCGGCTGAAGCCGCACAGCGTTGGATGAAGAAGGCGTTCACCTCGGATGAGTTCGAAGCCGATCCCGACAGTTTCCGCTACCTCGCATGGACGAATGCCCGCGTGCGTGAAGTGAACGAGAAGATCCGTCGTTGGCGCTATGGTGACGACATCCCCACACCGTTCATGCCTGGAGAGAGTGCGTTGTTCCGTGCCCCCGTGATCGTCGACGAAGCTCTCGTCTTCGCGAACAATCAGGAAGCTAAGGTGCTGGAAATTGAGAGGAGCACTCTTAGCCACGAATTTGAGGAGGCTAAGGGCTTGGCGAAGTGGACCGCCACGATACCCACATGGCTGATTCGGCTCAGGGACACGGACGGCGATGAGAAAAGCGTCCATATGGCTGCGGATGACTTCGAATTCCAGAAGGTCATTTCTCGAATCAGAGACGAGGCCGCCGAGTCACGAATCCGCTGGATGCACCTTCATGAGTTTCAGCAGAGCGTGGCGAAGTTGCAGTCAATCTACTCGCTCACGGTACACACATCGCAAGGTGGGACGTTCGGTTCTGTCTTCCTCGACCTGCCAGATATTCGCAGGCGCGAACGGACCAATCTTCTCGAAGCCCAGCAGATGTTGTACGTCGCGGTGACTCGGCCTTCGCAACGCCTGATTGTGGTGAAGTAG
- a CDS encoding TIGR01777 family oxidoreductase — MTLNLPFSKQNPRRILISGSSGLIGRAVVASRQRAGDVVVPLVRAKGTADALLWSPGSGTLDPTLVSGFDTVVHLAGEPVVGLWSTAKKRRIMESRVLGTAELATALASAALPPRLFLSASGINFYGNRSNTVLDETAPSGQGFLAEVCRAWEAASQPLTNRSRIVHLRIGVVLAYEGGMLPRLLPAFRIGLGAIVGDGEGYVSWIALEDLVRVIDYLMEASDIDGPINVVAPQPVTSEVFNRAIGKAVDSKVRLRLPAWPFRLLLGQLADETILGSVRAIPGKLVRDGFRFHCDTLEEALIGVHLRQP; from the coding sequence ATGACTCTTAACCTCCCGTTTAGCAAGCAAAATCCGCGTCGCATCCTCATCAGTGGGTCTTCAGGGTTGATCGGACGTGCAGTGGTCGCAAGCCGACAACGCGCGGGAGACGTGGTCGTACCGCTAGTCCGTGCAAAGGGAACAGCGGACGCTTTGCTCTGGAGCCCTGGGTCAGGAACACTTGATCCAACTCTCGTGAGCGGCTTCGATACCGTGGTCCATCTCGCCGGAGAACCCGTCGTGGGGCTTTGGAGCACTGCAAAGAAGCGTCGCATCATGGAAAGCCGCGTCCTTGGGACCGCCGAACTTGCCACTGCGCTCGCATCAGCGGCTCTGCCGCCTCGGCTGTTCCTGTCCGCGTCGGGAATAAACTTCTACGGGAACAGAAGTAACACCGTACTCGATGAGACGGCACCTTCGGGGCAAGGCTTCCTTGCCGAGGTATGCAGGGCGTGGGAGGCTGCTTCGCAACCACTGACAAACAGATCACGCATCGTGCACCTCCGGATCGGCGTCGTCCTCGCGTATGAAGGCGGAATGCTTCCCCGGCTGTTGCCAGCCTTCCGCATAGGCTTAGGAGCGATTGTTGGCGATGGTGAAGGTTATGTGAGCTGGATTGCCCTCGAAGACCTCGTCCGAGTGATCGATTACCTGATGGAAGCGAGTGATATCGACGGCCCAATAAATGTCGTTGCTCCTCAACCAGTAACGAGCGAGGTCTTCAACCGAGCGATCGGAAAAGCCGTTGATTCGAAAGTGCGCCTCCGCCTACCAGCTTGGCCCTTCCGGTTGCTGCTGGGACAACTAGCGGATGAGACGATCCTTGGAAGCGTGCGGGCGATCCCCGGCAAGCTGGTCAGAGATGGTTTTCGCTTTCATTGCGACACGCTTGAGGAAGCTTTGATTGGGGTGCACTTGCGCCAGCCTTGA
- a CDS encoding response regulator has protein sequence MNEMSDPFLIFIVDNESTIAETTAHILHREGFHCVAFSDPLDLIDQCAATPPNLVISDIIMPQMSGFDLANRLHDTHPQCRILLFTGQAGVDDLREYALELGHDIEVLSKPLHPLKLIERVKIISGEQISKGQ, from the coding sequence ATGAACGAGATGTCCGATCCCTTCCTCATCTTCATCGTGGACAATGAATCTACAATTGCAGAAACAACCGCACACATCCTTCACCGGGAAGGGTTTCACTGCGTTGCCTTTAGCGATCCCCTGGACCTGATCGATCAGTGTGCCGCTACACCACCCAACCTTGTCATCTCGGACATCATCATGCCCCAAATGAGCGGTTTCGACCTGGCAAACCGACTACACGACACTCATCCACAATGCAGAATCCTCCTGTTTACTGGACAAGCCGGAGTGGATGATCTCCGGGAATATGCGCTGGAACTCGGTCACGATATCGAAGTGCTTTCGAAGCCTCTACATCCGCTCAAGCTAATCGAAAGAGTAAAGATAATCTCCGGAGAGCAAATCTCAAAAGGGCAGTAG
- the treZ gene encoding malto-oligosyltrehalose trehalohydrolase: MHKFGVWAPKAQKMSLKWRDQIQSMNGPNKRGWWTLEVPEAGCGDKYAFLLDDEHTPYPDPRSLRQPEGVHNASELYDQTGFEWHDQLWRGSPKTGSIIYELHIGTFSEEGTFDAAIERLPYLADLGVTHIEVMPVAAWAGHQGWGYDSVALFAPHEPYGGPDGFKRFIDACHAAGLSVILDVVYNHFGPVGNYTTMFGPYLNADRKTPWGSAVNLDGEGSDEVRRFFVDNALMWLKDYHCDGLRFDAVHAFLDLSSVHFMEQLSIEVERLSATLGKEYLLIAESDLNDPRVVRSREANGYGMDSQWSDDFHHALFALLYTPKEGESGYYDDFGTLEDLHKALKQAYVYDGQYSRFRKRRHGRPADGLSAHHFVHFDQNHDQVGNRGWGERLEHLVGLDAAKVSLGLLLTAPYIPMLFMGEEWATSAPFLYFADHEDEEMRRLVAEGRKKEFAAFGFDGNIPDPEDRKTYEMSKLKWTEQREGKHAEMLTWVKALIKLRRSRVCFNDGDMHHLVVSRDDPHRALIMARDEARILINFGDDDATFDLLEGERLELISREGNGTVGDHLMLSPMTLAVLLSTTEETEDRQVASRARNS; the protein is encoded by the coding sequence ATGCACAAATTTGGGGTGTGGGCTCCTAAAGCTCAAAAGATGTCGCTGAAGTGGCGGGACCAAATCCAAAGCATGAATGGCCCCAACAAGCGCGGCTGGTGGACTCTTGAGGTGCCGGAAGCAGGATGCGGCGACAAGTACGCCTTTCTGCTTGACGATGAGCACACGCCCTATCCAGATCCCCGCAGTCTAAGGCAGCCTGAAGGAGTACACAACGCCTCAGAACTCTACGATCAAACCGGCTTCGAGTGGCACGATCAGCTTTGGAGAGGCTCGCCGAAGACCGGGTCGATTATCTACGAGCTGCATATCGGCACTTTCAGTGAAGAAGGAACGTTTGATGCTGCGATTGAACGCTTGCCGTACTTGGCCGACCTGGGTGTGACACACATTGAAGTGATGCCCGTTGCCGCATGGGCTGGGCACCAAGGCTGGGGATACGACAGCGTTGCTCTGTTCGCGCCTCACGAACCATATGGCGGGCCAGATGGTTTCAAGCGGTTCATTGATGCATGTCACGCAGCGGGCCTAAGCGTAATCCTGGATGTGGTTTACAACCACTTCGGTCCGGTCGGTAATTACACGACGATGTTCGGTCCCTATCTGAATGCCGATCGAAAAACCCCATGGGGAAGTGCTGTAAACCTTGATGGGGAGGGCAGTGACGAAGTGCGGCGCTTCTTCGTCGACAACGCGCTCATGTGGCTGAAAGATTACCATTGCGACGGCCTGCGCTTCGATGCCGTACACGCATTCTTAGATCTGTCTTCCGTTCACTTCATGGAGCAATTGTCGATTGAAGTCGAGCGGCTAAGTGCCACGCTTGGTAAGGAATATCTCCTGATTGCAGAAAGCGATCTCAATGACCCTCGTGTCGTCCGCTCGCGAGAAGCTAACGGATATGGAATGGATTCGCAATGGAGCGATGATTTCCATCACGCTCTCTTTGCCTTGCTCTACACACCAAAGGAAGGTGAGTCTGGCTACTACGATGATTTTGGCACTTTGGAGGATCTACACAAAGCTCTCAAACAGGCCTATGTGTACGACGGCCAGTATTCAAGGTTTCGAAAGCGGAGGCACGGTCGCCCCGCAGATGGCCTTTCCGCCCACCATTTCGTCCACTTTGACCAGAACCACGACCAGGTCGGCAATCGCGGATGGGGCGAGCGCCTGGAGCATCTTGTTGGCCTTGACGCAGCCAAGGTATCGCTAGGCCTTTTGCTGACAGCCCCATATATTCCGATGTTGTTCATGGGCGAGGAGTGGGCGACATCCGCCCCTTTTCTCTACTTTGCAGATCACGAGGACGAAGAGATGCGGCGACTCGTCGCAGAGGGGCGCAAGAAAGAGTTCGCTGCATTCGGATTCGACGGGAACATACCAGATCCAGAGGATCGGAAAACCTACGAGATGTCGAAGCTGAAGTGGACCGAGCAGAGAGAAGGGAAGCACGCTGAGATGCTTACTTGGGTAAAGGCTTTGATCAAGCTCCGACGCAGTCGCGTTTGCTTCAACGACGGTGACATGCACCACCTGGTGGTTTCAAGAGATGACCCGCATAGGGCGCTGATCATGGCCCGCGATGAGGCTCGGATTCTTATCAACTTCGGTGACGACGACGCTACCTTCGATTTGCTGGAAGGAGAGCGGCTTGAGTTGATCTCCCGCGAGGGAAATGGCACCGTTGGCGATCATCTTATGCTTTCCCCCATGACGCTAGCCGTTTTGTTGTCGACAACGGAAGAGACGGAAGACCGGCAAGTAGCTTCCCGTGCGCGAAACTCTTAG
- a CDS encoding YciE/YciF ferroxidase family protein: MALKTVLIDELRDMYSAENQLIKALPKLAKGSKNPKLKAIFTAHLAETKGQVERLKKVFAELGEKPTGQHCSGMEGVIEEGKDALEKDEEGSSFEAGLIGAALRTEHYEVAGYEACISMATALELPKIVKLLNSNLKEELAAAKKITAAGAPIMKMSAREPEALKEPKSSKEKYSAKKSREDEAKAAPDLASVSAKI, translated from the coding sequence ATGGCATTGAAGACAGTTTTGATCGACGAATTGCGCGATATGTACAGCGCTGAAAATCAGCTTATAAAAGCGCTACCTAAGCTCGCCAAGGGCTCAAAGAACCCCAAGCTGAAGGCCATCTTCACAGCACATCTGGCCGAGACGAAAGGGCAGGTCGAGCGTCTGAAAAAGGTGTTCGCGGAACTAGGCGAGAAACCGACTGGGCAACATTGCAGCGGGATGGAAGGCGTGATCGAAGAGGGCAAGGATGCTCTTGAAAAGGACGAAGAGGGCTCTTCTTTCGAAGCCGGTCTAATTGGGGCAGCACTTCGCACCGAGCATTATGAAGTCGCCGGTTATGAGGCCTGCATTTCGATGGCGACCGCTCTTGAATTGCCGAAGATCGTTAAGCTCTTGAACTCCAACCTAAAAGAGGAGCTGGCTGCCGCTAAGAAGATTACCGCCGCCGGTGCTCCGATCATGAAGATGAGCGCGAGAGAGCCTGAGGCTTTGAAAGAACCAAAGTCGAGTAAAGAGAAGTATTCGGCCAAGAAGAGCAGAGAAGACGAAGCCAAAGCGGCGCCCGATCTTGCTTCTGTATCGGCAAAGATATAA
- a CDS encoding nucleoside deaminase has translation MKETQDITFMAAALEQARAGKATPGGAQVGCVLVENGAIVCSSFNEGDLQFDPTAHAEMVGIRRLCRQKKSTSLKGITLYCTLQPCGMCTMACLWAGVSRIVYGAARNDVNSVYFESRHFDTADFIHQAFRDDLEVKGNVLSNECAALYLKPDETASSDPAHDATSLSSSG, from the coding sequence TTGAAAGAAACTCAAGACATAACATTCATGGCTGCGGCTTTAGAGCAGGCGAGGGCAGGGAAGGCGACGCCTGGCGGAGCTCAGGTCGGCTGTGTCTTGGTCGAGAACGGAGCTATTGTGTGCTCTAGCTTCAACGAAGGCGATCTTCAATTCGATCCGACGGCTCATGCAGAGATGGTGGGCATAAGGAGGCTATGTAGGCAGAAGAAGTCGACCAGCCTAAAGGGGATAACCCTTTACTGCACGCTGCAACCATGCGGCATGTGCACGATGGCTTGCCTCTGGGCGGGGGTAAGCCGAATCGTTTATGGGGCGGCAAGGAACGATGTCAACTCTGTCTACTTCGAGTCGAGGCACTTCGATACTGCGGATTTCATCCATCAAGCATTCCGGGATGATCTCGAGGTAAAGGGGAATGTCCTGTCAAATGAATGCGCTGCGCTTTACCTGAAACCAGACGAGACGGCTTCCAGTGATCCCGCCCATGATGCCACTTCCTTGTCCTCTTCCGGCTGA
- a CDS encoding SDR family oxidoreductase, translating into MTGRAALITGADSGIGRAVALCFAKEGADILFTYVEGEDQERRDADETVRLIQTTGRKAIGVPGDIRRKSFCEQLVERVANEYGRLDILVNNAAFQRTYADLADIPEEEFDRTYRTNVQGTFFLTQAALSAMRPGGVILNSCSIEAFEPKDELAPYASTKAALVSLTKSFSKLCMKYGIRVNGVAPGPVWTPLIPATMPEKEVQAFGESTLFKRPAQPVEQAAVYVFLASDDASYVTGEIYGATGGKTPF; encoded by the coding sequence CTGACAGGGCGCGCGGCTCTTATCACTGGGGCTGACAGCGGTATCGGGCGTGCCGTGGCTCTCTGTTTCGCGAAGGAGGGCGCGGACATCCTGTTTACCTATGTCGAAGGCGAGGATCAAGAGCGAAGGGACGCGGATGAGACGGTCAGGCTGATTCAAACGACAGGCCGGAAGGCCATCGGAGTTCCGGGAGATATTCGGAGGAAGAGTTTCTGTGAGCAGCTGGTTGAGCGAGTCGCAAACGAGTATGGCCGCTTGGACATTCTTGTCAATAACGCTGCCTTCCAAAGGACATATGCAGACCTCGCCGACATTCCCGAAGAGGAGTTTGACCGCACCTACCGGACAAATGTCCAAGGCACCTTTTTTCTGACACAAGCTGCACTCTCGGCGATGAGGCCCGGAGGCGTGATTTTGAACAGCTGCTCCATTGAAGCTTTCGAACCCAAAGATGAACTCGCGCCATATGCCTCGACAAAGGCCGCACTCGTGAGCCTTACCAAAAGCTTTTCCAAGCTCTGTATGAAATATGGAATCAGGGTCAATGGAGTGGCTCCGGGGCCGGTTTGGACTCCTTTGATCCCGGCGACTATGCCAGAAAAGGAAGTGCAGGCTTTTGGCGAATCAACTCTCTTTAAGCGACCCGCACAGCCAGTCGAGCAAGCAGCCGTTTATGTTTTCCTAGCCTCCGATGACGCGAGCTACGTCACTGGGGAAATCTACGGCGCAACCGGTGGCAAGACACCTTTTTAG
- a CDS encoding BON domain-containing protein → MFTKTTGWKVSIATIAFAISAAQITPSAWAEDTRSDSRIQAELTKSLSNAKFKDVHANVQDGVVTLAGTVDVYGVKEDAIKRAKKIKAATTVKDNIEIGGPTVPDEVLKRKLMGKIQSDRVGYGTTAFNAISLNVDHGIVTLGGTAYGPVDKSYALADASYMVGVKGVVDNIQVDPVSLFDDKIRLATARSIYGYPTLNKYAIDPAKPIRIIVQNGNVTLVGVVINKADKEIAGLRANSVPGVFKVTNDLQVANERIQQD, encoded by the coding sequence ATGTTCACGAAAACAACGGGTTGGAAGGTATCGATAGCAACGATTGCCTTCGCAATATCTGCTGCACAGATTACGCCGAGCGCATGGGCCGAAGACACGCGGAGCGACAGCCGCATACAAGCTGAGCTGACAAAATCTCTGAGCAACGCCAAGTTCAAAGACGTTCACGCGAATGTGCAAGATGGAGTTGTGACTCTTGCCGGAACCGTGGACGTTTACGGTGTCAAGGAAGATGCAATAAAGCGGGCAAAGAAGATCAAAGCGGCGACGACAGTCAAAGACAACATTGAAATAGGCGGCCCTACGGTTCCCGACGAGGTTTTAAAGCGGAAGCTTATGGGCAAGATTCAATCGGACAGGGTTGGTTACGGAACAACCGCCTTCAATGCCATTTCCCTGAATGTGGACCATGGAATTGTGACGCTGGGTGGAACTGCCTATGGTCCTGTGGACAAGAGCTACGCCCTTGCAGATGCCAGTTATATGGTTGGAGTGAAAGGTGTAGTAGACAATATCCAGGTTGATCCGGTGTCCCTGTTTGATGACAAGATCCGTTTGGCGACGGCTCGGTCCATCTACGGTTATCCTACGCTGAACAAGTACGCGATCGATCCCGCAAAGCCGATTCGCATTATTGTGCAAAATGGAAACGTGACCCTGGTCGGCGTTGTCATCAATAAGGCTGATAAGGAGATCGCTGGTCTTCGCGCGAACAGCGTGCCCGGCGTCTTCAAGGTCACAAACGACCTGCAAGTCGCTAACGAACGGATCCAGCAGGACTGA
- a CDS encoding YciE/YciF ferroxidase family protein codes for MGLITPNDFQSLRELYTAQLRYLLSTEKQIVKGLPDMIEHADDLQLKDAFQSHLQESEVHVSRLEDLIGDVNEGDVDDKKDPILTAIVASGENITKESDPGAVRDAGLIATAQKIEHYEIASYGSARDWAIQLGLSNHAATLEKTLAEEKHADHLLSEISQRANAVAATV; via the coding sequence ATGGGACTCATCACTCCGAACGATTTTCAGAGTCTTCGCGAGCTCTATACCGCGCAACTCCGTTACCTCCTGTCCACTGAAAAACAGATTGTCAAAGGTTTGCCTGACATGATCGAGCACGCTGACGATCTGCAGCTAAAGGATGCATTTCAGTCTCATCTCCAGGAATCAGAAGTTCACGTCTCGCGACTCGAAGATCTCATCGGGGACGTCAATGAGGGGGATGTCGACGACAAGAAAGACCCCATCCTGACCGCAATCGTCGCTTCCGGTGAAAACATCACCAAGGAAAGCGATCCTGGTGCTGTTCGCGACGCAGGTTTGATCGCCACTGCTCAGAAAATCGAGCACTATGAGATCGCCTCGTACGGCAGCGCCCGCGACTGGGCCATCCAACTTGGTCTTTCGAATCACGCGGCCACTTTGGAGAAGACCCTGGCAGAAGAAAAGCACGCTGACCATCTCCTTTCAGAGATTTCCCAACGGGCAAACGCAGTCGCGGCTACGGTTTAG
- a CDS encoding SRPBCC family protein, with the protein MSISPLTEKPYAEALPFSIGASVVVNGRYLSPPEDKDGKIWVRSSALVLRDAQTLYAMWRDVESAPRWQENIIEVVTTGPTTSRWSMKTSEDDDAKVIGWDSEVMADEPGVRIAWRSIGGESDNAGEVIFEAAPSGQGTVVTVLQEFRMGKLASAWETLVGRNPKQAVIENLRHFKALAETGEIPRSQLDPHGDRGIIGNLKRSSYGETVPTPTGSN; encoded by the coding sequence ATGTCAATCTCACCTCTGACCGAAAAGCCATACGCAGAAGCCCTCCCGTTCTCCATAGGTGCGTCCGTGGTTGTAAACGGTCGTTACCTTTCTCCACCAGAAGACAAAGACGGAAAAATCTGGGTGCGGTCGTCCGCACTCGTCCTGAGAGATGCCCAAACTTTATATGCCATGTGGCGAGATGTTGAGTCTGCGCCTCGGTGGCAAGAGAACATTATCGAAGTGGTTACGACGGGCCCAACGACCTCTCGATGGTCGATGAAGACTTCAGAAGACGATGACGCTAAGGTCATCGGTTGGGACTCGGAGGTGATGGCAGACGAGCCCGGCGTTCGGATCGCCTGGCGATCAATCGGTGGGGAATCCGATAATGCCGGTGAGGTCATCTTCGAAGCGGCACCCAGCGGCCAAGGAACCGTTGTCACGGTACTCCAGGAATTCCGGATGGGTAAACTCGCTAGCGCCTGGGAGACCCTGGTCGGACGGAATCCCAAGCAGGCGGTAATCGAGAACCTTCGCCACTTCAAGGCGCTGGCCGAAACTGGAGAAATTCCACGCAGCCAGCTCGATCCACACGGCGATCGCGGCATCATTGGTAATTTAAAGCGGTCTTCATACGGTGAAACCGTCCCAACGCCAACGGGTAGCAACTAA
- a CDS encoding zinc-dependent alcohol dehydrogenase → MKAVCWMGKSSMETRTVPDPELINPHDAIIKVTRTAICGSDLHLYDGFIPTMESGDIMGHEFMGLVEEVGPEVANLKRGDRVVVPFTIACGNCIFCKKKFWAACDNTNPNAHLMEKAYGYSGAGLFGYSHMMGGYAGGQAQYVRVPFANVGPLKIENDLPDEKVLFLSDIFPTGYMAAENAQIQPGDTVAVWGCGPVGQFAIASAFMLGAARVIAIDRFQERLALARSLGAITVDYSEEDVSVLTALKDLTGGVGPDSCIDAVGLEAHSNELQGVYDVVKTALFMETDRPSVLRQAIQAVRKGGTLSIPGVYGGLLDKVPFGAAFGKGITMKMGQTNMHNYMKPLLERVEKGQIDPSYIISHRITLEQAPEMYKVWRDKKEKVTKIVIDPWA, encoded by the coding sequence ATGAAAGCAGTTTGTTGGATGGGCAAAAGTAGCATGGAAACGAGGACTGTTCCTGACCCGGAACTGATCAATCCGCACGATGCCATCATCAAGGTTACACGGACAGCGATCTGCGGTTCGGACCTCCATTTATACGACGGATTCATCCCCACAATGGAGTCCGGCGACATCATGGGACACGAGTTCATGGGCCTCGTTGAAGAGGTTGGTCCTGAGGTAGCAAACCTCAAGCGCGGTGATCGCGTCGTCGTTCCGTTCACAATCGCGTGCGGGAACTGCATTTTCTGCAAAAAGAAATTCTGGGCTGCCTGTGATAACACGAATCCCAATGCTCATCTGATGGAAAAGGCCTATGGCTACTCGGGCGCAGGTCTGTTCGGGTACTCGCATATGATGGGCGGCTATGCCGGCGGCCAGGCGCAGTACGTGCGCGTTCCGTTCGCGAATGTAGGTCCACTGAAGATCGAGAATGATCTTCCCGATGAAAAAGTCCTGTTCCTGTCCGACATCTTCCCCACGGGGTATATGGCGGCCGAAAATGCTCAGATACAGCCCGGCGACACCGTTGCAGTCTGGGGATGCGGGCCTGTTGGACAGTTTGCGATCGCTAGTGCCTTCATGCTGGGTGCGGCCCGTGTCATCGCAATTGACCGCTTTCAAGAGCGCCTAGCTCTGGCTCGCTCCCTCGGCGCAATCACCGTTGACTACTCTGAAGAAGATGTCAGCGTCCTCACGGCGCTGAAGGATTTGACGGGCGGAGTCGGCCCCGATAGCTGCATCGATGCTGTTGGCTTGGAAGCACATTCGAACGAGCTGCAGGGCGTCTACGACGTCGTGAAGACGGCACTCTTCATGGAGACCGATCGCCCTAGCGTGCTGCGACAAGCAATCCAAGCGGTGAGGAAAGGTGGCACGTTGTCGATTCCAGGCGTTTACGGCGGGCTCTTGGATAAGGTCCCCTTCGGAGCTGCTTTCGGGAAAGGCATCACGATGAAGATGGGCCAGACCAACATGCACAACTACATGAAGCCGCTGTTGGAACGCGTCGAGAAGGGTCAGATCGATCCCAGCTACATCATTTCTCACCGAATCACCCTGGAACAAGCCCCGGAGATGTACAAAGTCTGGCGTGACAAAAAAGAGAAAGTGACCAAAATTGTGATCGATCCTTGGGCCTAG
- a CDS encoding DUF421 domain-containing protein: MEASIRAILFYVFLVFVVRIVGRRPGKQITPFEFVLVFFMGGLALTAMVGDDASLTNAFIQILTVALTHFCIAIARAKSRWLARLLDGTPLILLENGQWRSETLSNMRIQDDDVMAQARDQGIATLDKIEIAILERNGQISIIEGSK; the protein is encoded by the coding sequence GTGGAAGCTTCTATCCGCGCAATTTTGTTTTATGTATTCCTGGTATTTGTCGTCCGCATCGTCGGCCGCCGTCCTGGCAAGCAAATTACCCCATTCGAATTTGTCTTGGTCTTCTTTATGGGCGGCCTCGCACTCACCGCAATGGTAGGTGATGACGCTTCACTTACGAATGCCTTTATCCAGATTCTGACCGTCGCTCTGACTCACTTCTGCATAGCAATCGCGAGGGCCAAGTCTCGCTGGCTCGCCCGTTTGCTCGATGGGACACCGCTCATTTTGCTTGAAAACGGACAGTGGCGGTCTGAGACCTTGAGTAATATGCGAATTCAGGATGACGACGTTATGGCGCAAGCGCGGGACCAGGGGATCGCCACGCTAGACAAGATTGAGATTGCAATCCTTGAACGAAATGGCCAGATCAGCATTATCGAGGGATCCAAGTGA
- a CDS encoding DUF421 domain-containing protein gives MFTILYAVAGYFFLMLMVRLLTRRPGAQMTMFEFVIVFLVGGVIILAVTGGDRSITNCGMAILTVGLLHNMVAWIKARSPRFGAIVDGTPLVLLKDGAWVDEVMRGMKMAPEDIMAAARMKGLNSIFDIKYAILERNGTISIIKAKKETA, from the coding sequence ATGTTCACGATCCTCTATGCAGTCGCGGGATACTTTTTCTTGATGCTGATGGTCAGACTGCTCACGCGGCGGCCTGGAGCCCAAATGACCATGTTTGAATTTGTAATCGTGTTCCTAGTTGGCGGAGTCATCATTCTGGCTGTCACGGGTGGGGACCGGTCGATCACTAATTGTGGAATGGCCATTCTGACTGTGGGGCTGCTCCACAACATGGTGGCCTGGATAAAAGCACGCTCTCCTCGCTTTGGAGCAATCGTGGACGGAACTCCACTTGTTTTATTGAAGGATGGTGCGTGGGTCGATGAGGTAATGCGAGGCATGAAGATGGCACCCGAAGACATCATGGCGGCCGCCCGGATGAAGGGCCTCAATTCGATTTTCGACATCAAGTACGCCATCCTCGAGCGTAACGGAACGATCAGCATCATCAAGGCGAAGAAGGAAACCGCATGA